The genomic segment CCAGCGAACAAAACAGGGTAAGGGCTACGGCAAAGCGAATCGGGAAGGACTGCAAAGCCCACTCATTGGAGCGGTTAGGCTGTGCAATGCGCATGATGCGTTGCAGCAGTCCGCTTTTGGGTTTGCCCGAAGCTGCCATTGCATAGGCAGGAGTTGCAGGCTGTGCGGCTAAGTCGGCAAGATTGGCCAATGCTTTGATGTATGCCAGCGTGTTGCCTGTGGCCGCAATGGCAAGGTCATCGCAACAGTTTTCCCGTTCGTGGTTAATCTGTGCCGACAGCCACCAAATAGCAGGATGATAAAACAGCACTACCTCTACTACCGACTGGCAAATGTGTACCATAAAATCATGGCGGCGGATATGTGCCAGTTCATGCGCCAAAATACCCTCTATCTCCTGCGGCGGCAGGGCGGTCAGCAGCCCGACGGGGAACAAAACGACAGGCCGCAACCAGCCGATGACCATCGGTACGCGCACCATGACAGACTCTGCCATACGCACGGGTATTTTGAGCTGCATACGGTCGGCCATTTGTTGCAAAACAGCCCCCCACTCTTCCGATACCGGACGTATGCCTGTGGTGCGCAGGCGATGGGTTTGCAGCAAGCCAATCCCCAGCCGAATAGAAAAAACCGCAGCGCCAATGCACCAAACAGCTACTATTACAGGTAGTTGCGAACCCAGCCAATTCATAACAAAGAAATAATAGTCTGCCACGGTGCGGCAATCTTCCCAACTTTGCAGGGGTGCATGTGTAAATAATTGCTGCGTTAGGGTAAAGTGTGCGTCTTTGGCGCTTGCCCATGTCATAGCAGGTTGTGAGGGTTCATACAACCAGATGAAAGTAGCTGCAAAAATTACAAAAGCGGCTGCCATAAATGCAAGCGCGGCATTGTAGCGAACGTTTGCGCGGTGCTTGCGCAAGACACCCAGTGCTACGCCGCAAAGCAGCGCTATCAGCGTAATTTGCCAGAAAGAATGGATAATTGCCCAGCCGAAAGCGTCTGTCAGTGAGTGGTTGCTAATGAGTTGCTCAAAAGGTGTCATTTTGCACCTCCTTTCTCTATATCGTCAATCAACTTGCGGATTTCGCGCAGTTCATCGGCGGTGGTTTGGCTGTTGCCCAATGCCTGCATCACCAAGTTTGTGGTTGAGCCTTTAAATACGCTGTCTAAAAATTTGTCTAACAACTGCTTTTGCGTATCCTGCTCTTGTACGGCAGCACTGTACACATGTGTGCGCTGGCTTTCATCGCGGGTGAGCAAACCCTTTTCGGTCATAATCTGCATGATTTTGAGGGTGGTCGTATAACCGGTCTCGCGGCGCAAATTGAGCTGCTCATTGACTTCGCGCACCGTAGATGCACCTTTTGCCCACAGTACTTGCAGAATCTCCAATTCAGATTCCGTAGGTTTCAAATGTTCCTGTTTCATTGCCGAAATGGTTTAAGTTTTTATACAAATGAACCTGCCAATGAAGTACGATTCATTTCGTAGTTCAAAGATATACGAAGTTTTTCGTAATGCAAATTTTTCTACGAAAATTTTCGTAACCGGTTCTTTCCAAAATTTTTTCTGTCCGCTGTTGCAACCTTTGTCCGCCTGCGAACATCTATGGTATGTCAAATCACAAAAACTTAAACTTTATCACTTATGAAATCGCTGGTTATATTATTCCTTTTGCTGTTTTGTGCGCATGTGAGTACTGCACGCAAGGCGCTTCCCATAACCATTTGCGAAGCTGATTTAACTGCGCCTGTCAGTCATCCGCTTGCAATGGAAACGAAACAACTGCCCGTAGCCGCTCGGCAAAAGCCTGCCATACGTCAGCAAGCCGTACAGCAAGCACAGCTATCATCATCATCCGTTATCGGAATCGTGGCGGCACTTGGCCTTTGTGTGGTTGCAGGGGCTTACATCAGATATAAACAAGCGTAGCCTGTTTTCATGCGGATTTCGGCAGATAGCACCGATGAACGCAGATTATGAAAACAGGGAATAATGCCGGATGTGCTGCCGATTGCCGATATTGCACTCAAAAAATGCCAACCTTACCAACCGGCCTGAAAATAACGGCGTTCATGCTGATGATTTGCGCCTGTACCCATACCGACAGGATTCGGCAGGGGAAAAACCATGCACCAATGGTAGTTCGTATTGCAGAAATTACAATTGATTCGGCCTATCGGGAGGAATATATTACCATCCTCAAAGAAAATGCAGCCGCTTCCGTGAGGGCAGAGCCGGGCGTAATTGCCATTTACCCGATGTTTCAAAAAGAAAAACCTTTGGAAATCAGGATTTTAGAGATTTATACAAGCAAAGAAGCCTACGAGGCGCACCTGCAAACCCCGCATTTCAAACAATACAAGTCTTCCACACTTCACATGGTCAAATCGTTGCGATTGGTGGATATGGAGGCGATAGACCGCGAAACCATGCAACAGATATTCCGAAAAATCGGTCGGTGAAATTGAAATATCCATAAATTTGGGCATGGATAAGAAAGTCATTCTCATCATTTTGGACGGCTGGGGAATTGCCGTCAATAAAGCTGCTTCGGCAATTGATGCGGCCAAAACACCTTTCATGGACAGCCTTTGGGGACGCTATCCGCACAGCAAATTAGAGGCATCAGGTCTTGCCGTGGGGCTACCCGAAGGGCAGATGGGCAACTCCGAAGTCGGCCACATGAACCTCGGCGCGGGGCGCGTGGTCAATCAAACACTTGTGAAACTCAACAAAGCCGTTGCCGACGGCTCAATGCAGGAAAATGCCGTGCTTTTGCAGGCTTTCCAATATGCTAAATCCAATCATAAAAAAGTACACTTCATCGGGTTGGTATCCGATGGCGGCATCCACTCGCACATCAACCACCTCAAAGCACTGACCGTAGCGGCGCACAAATACGGCCTTTCGGATGTGTACATTCATGCTTTCACCGACGGGCGCGATACCGACCCGCAATCGGGGCTGGGTTTTATAGAGGAATTGGAGGCGCATTTAAAAAGCACTACGGGCGTAATTGCCTCTGTTACAGGGCGCTACTATGCCATGGACAGGGACAAACGCTGGGAGCGCGT from the Rhodoflexus caldus genome contains:
- a CDS encoding M56 family metallopeptidase: MTPFEQLISNHSLTDAFGWAIIHSFWQITLIALLCGVALGVLRKHRANVRYNAALAFMAAAFVIFAATFIWLYEPSQPAMTWASAKDAHFTLTQQLFTHAPLQSWEDCRTVADYYFFVMNWLGSQLPVIVAVWCIGAAVFSIRLGIGLLQTHRLRTTGIRPVSEEWGAVLQQMADRMQLKIPVRMAESVMVRVPMVIGWLRPVVLFPVGLLTALPPQEIEGILAHELAHIRRHDFMVHICQSVVEVVLFYHPAIWWLSAQINHERENCCDDLAIAATGNTLAYIKALANLADLAAQPATPAYAMAASGKPKSGLLQRIMRIAQPNRSNEWALQSFPIRFAVALTLFCSLALFTSATEATELAAEVTTQAQKIVHRAEVKLSNLFNLQTEDTTKKERQKLTVIKKDGDRHDTVVIEADEMVVNFGNRATAFIQGNAWHSNPDSVFRYNLKTINQQIDSLMRRFYVRTDSSSFQWNYKEFSAPMYDSRSGRWLVIPAPPEIRVRIDTHQVIGKRLRIIPSDSLTLRSSSFFFDVAEPSEKELLLLEKTMEALEKNQRLSKKQLKETREALQKTLKEARENRKQQLQNVRSQVYVNQPKAFTDEFAKLDSIFRKRNEWLMEVQLENVENAVKVLENITIIRPDGITSVRRFPEDADYFIDGKAATKADVDKIAPSTIKSVEIEKKDGKRSIIRITTR
- a CDS encoding putative quinol monooxygenase, with protein sequence MPTLPTGLKITAFMLMICACTHTDRIRQGKNHAPMVVRIAEITIDSAYREEYITILKENAAASVRAEPGVIAIYPMFQKEKPLEIRILEIYTSKEAYEAHLQTPHFKQYKSSTLHMVKSLRLVDMEAIDRETMQQIFRKIGR
- a CDS encoding BlaI/MecI/CopY family transcriptional regulator, which translates into the protein MKQEHLKPTESELEILQVLWAKGASTVREVNEQLNLRRETGYTTTLKIMQIMTEKGLLTRDESQRTHVYSAAVQEQDTQKQLLDKFLDSVFKGSTTNLVMQALGNSQTTADELREIRKLIDDIEKGGAK